The following DNA comes from Meles meles chromosome 8, mMelMel3.1 paternal haplotype, whole genome shotgun sequence.
gccCTCATTTGAAGCCAAGGGCAcacaatgttaaagaaaaacCACACAGTGGTGACTGAGTTTATTCTCCTGGGACTGACAGATCGAGCTGAGTTGCAGCCTGTCCTTTTTGCAGTCTTCCTAGTCATCTACCTGGTCACGGTGATCGGCAATGTGAGCATGATTTTGCTGATCAGAAGTGACTCAAAACTTCACACTCCAATGTATTTCTTCCTCAGTCACCTCTCCTTTGTGGATCTCTGTTATACCACCAACGTCAGTCCGCAGATGCTGGTTCATTTCTTATCTAAGagaaaatccatttcctttctgGGTTGCATGATACAGTTCCACTTTTTCATTGCCCTGGTGATCACTGATTATTATATGCTCACAGTGATGGCCTACGACCGCTACATGGCCATCTGCAAACCCTTGTTGTATGGCAGCAAGATGTCCCAATGCGTCTGCTCCTGTCTCGTGGCTACCCCTTATGTTTATGGATTTGCAAATGGTCTGGCACAGACCGTCCTGATGCTTCGCCTCTCCTTCTGTGGACCCAATGAAATCAACCACTTTTACTGTGCAGACCCACCTCTCTTAGTCCTTGCATGTTCAGATACTTACGTCAAAGAAACTGCCATGTTTGTGGTGGCCGGCTCCAACCTTACTTGTTCACTCACCATCATTCTCATctcctacattttcattttctcggCCATTCTGCGTATCCGCTCTGCTGAGGGAAGGCGGAAAGCCTTCTCCACCTGCGGGTCCCATTTGACAGCTGTCACCATCTTTTATGGGACGCTGTTCTGCATGTACCTGAGACCCCCTTCTGAGACATCTGTAGAACAGGGGAAAATTGTTGCAGTGTTTTATATCTTTGTGAGTCCTATGTTAAACCCTTTGATCTATAGCCTGCGGAACAAAGATGTTAAAAGTGCAATCAGGAAAGTTTTCCAAAAGAAGTTGTCATATTAAGTAGACACTTTGGTCACAGGTACATAGTTTATCTTATTAACTGACCAACTAATGTGcatttaaaattaacaagtcactttctgtcattatattttttttctttcataatttgcCTATGAGACTTAGAAGAAGATACCAAATATTTGCTAACATTTAAAGTGCCACCTCAGtgaataataagaagaagaagaagaaaaagaagaaaaaacattacatagaaatggaaagacaagACTGAGGTCTTTGTAATTGCTCTCTATATCAACAAACTACAAAAGATCCTATCAATATACTTGTACTGGTACAAAGTTATAAAAGACAGAATTTCCAAATGAATGCTATGTCAACAATCATCTGTTCAATTTTCATAGTGATTAATAATTTGAAACTAATATAGAGAAACTTCTGAActgtaagtatttttttcttgtttctttttgtctttatacAGATCATATAGTGATGCATATCTGTGGGTACCGTAAGAAATACCTTTACAGTGATAATCCTGGCTTGATGGAATCCTCATTCATAAAGGTTTTGATGCAACAATATAGTGTATgtagaagtttttttaaaaaatcaagtcacCCTCATGATACGAGTGGCTTTGTGGTttcacttgttaattttttattatgcacTGTTTCCAACACAtatgcaaaaatagaaaatagtataaAGACCACACGTACGAGCATGAGTGATCATCATTAAGTCTTCATCTTTGCAACTTTGCTTCTGAATTTTCACATACTCAGATCTTCTCAAACTGAGCCCTCCCTGcctgattctgtttctctctccattgCCTGCTTCAACTGTCAttgaatttaatgtttttatccCCATGGAGAGTTCTAACATTTGCTGGTGTTTATGTATTCACAGAATTAAATAATGTTATTTAGCAAGATTTAAAGTTTGGTAAAAATGAATTATGCTCTCCTTCTGCAAATTATTCTATTTTCGGTAAAATATGGTTAGATTCTTCCCTGCTGGTTCACACAGTGTCAGTTTTCACTGAAATAGTATACATGAGTGTATACACATACCACACACTATCTAtccattctattatttttttaaaaattttatttgtttatttgacagactgagatcacaagtaagcagagaagcaggcagagagagagaaggaagcagggtccccactgagcagagagcccgatgtagggcttgatcccaggaccctgagaccatgacctgaaccaaaggcaaaggctttaacccactgagccacccaggtgcccctctatccATTCTAttattgataaatgaatttatttttcctgttctgGATAATATGAAAATCTAGCAATGCgttttcctctggaattctgaGTGTGTACCAGTTCAAGAGATCCTCTCAGGTACACTCTCTGGAGGGTAATTTCTGTGTCATAAGAAAAGGACATCTTTAAATTTAGAGAAAAGGGCCAAATTACTCTATCAATGTGCTCCCCTGGAAACAGTTGCAAGACTGATTTTTGCTCCATATTCTTATCAATACTATATATTATCAGACTTCCAAAATGCTTTCAGGTCTGATGGGTTTAAGGGATTCTCCTTTCTTGTTTAAGCTTTTGCATTGTCATTTTAAGTGGAGAGAAGTGTTTTTAAGTGC
Coding sequences within:
- the LOC123949363 gene encoding olfactory receptor 1030-like, translating into MLKKNHTVVTEFILLGLTDRAELQPVLFAVFLVIYLVTVIGNVSMILLIRSDSKLHTPMYFFLSHLSFVDLCYTTNVSPQMLVHFLSKRKSISFLGCMIQFHFFIALVITDYYMLTVMAYDRYMAICKPLLYGSKMSQCVCSCLVATPYVYGFANGLAQTVLMLRLSFCGPNEINHFYCADPPLLVLACSDTYVKETAMFVVAGSNLTCSLTIILISYIFIFSAILRIRSAEGRRKAFSTCGSHLTAVTIFYGTLFCMYLRPPSETSVEQGKIVAVFYIFVSPMLNPLIYSLRNKDVKSAIRKVFQKKLSY